In Desulfuromonas acetoxidans DSM 684, one genomic interval encodes:
- a CDS encoding GGDEF domain-containing protein, translating into MKALVFCVKHRREEIAFLLSQIDVLTEVKIVSPTAIIGIDDCDIFIVVAGVDQKQQVYLNLHLSSISRGIPVVYLSSLNDPSRAEVLELGCSDCLAFEMDLSEIAARLKIAVAGKREIKRLSQDKQSMSQTMMEDSLTGLCNRKAFDRAIQVELARFKRQSIPFGLVILDIDYFKRVNDSYGHQVGDHVLKAVSNRIAGSLRELDIPCRYGGEEFAVILPGLTATEAYAAAERVRNLIETIPANELQGPPQVTVSLGVCSTHIVEDRQNVTAEQLIEWADLALYEAKHQGRNRVEKATRCQAKTGWLDAEA; encoded by the coding sequence ATGAAAGCTCTGGTGTTTTGCGTTAAACACAGACGTGAGGAGATCGCCTTTCTTCTCAGTCAGATCGATGTGTTGACTGAGGTGAAGATTGTCAGCCCGACGGCAATTATCGGTATTGATGATTGCGATATCTTTATTGTTGTTGCCGGTGTGGACCAGAAACAACAGGTTTACCTCAATCTGCACTTGAGTTCGATTTCGCGCGGCATTCCCGTTGTCTACCTTTCCTCGTTAAATGATCCGAGTCGTGCGGAGGTTCTTGAGCTAGGTTGCTCTGATTGCCTGGCGTTTGAAATGGATCTGTCTGAAATTGCTGCCAGATTGAAGATTGCAGTGGCTGGCAAACGTGAGATTAAACGTTTGTCGCAGGACAAGCAGAGCATGAGTCAGACGATGATGGAAGATTCCCTCACTGGATTGTGTAATCGCAAAGCGTTTGATCGGGCGATCCAGGTGGAATTAGCCCGTTTCAAGCGGCAGTCGATCCCCTTTGGTCTGGTGATTCTCGATATTGATTATTTTAAACGCGTCAATGACAGCTACGGACATCAGGTGGGGGATCATGTTCTCAAGGCGGTTTCCAACCGCATTGCCGGCAGCCTGCGCGAATTGGATATCCCGTGCCGGTATGGGGGCGAGGAGTTTGCCGTGATTCTGCCTGGTTTAACGGCGACGGAAGCCTATGCCGCAGCAGAACGGGTGCGCAACTTGATTGAAACCATCCCCGCCAATGAGCTCCAGGGCCCGCCGCAGGTAACCGTCAGCCTTGGTGTCTGTTCGACCCATATCGTTGAAGACCGTCAGAATGTGACGGCCGAGCAACTGATCGAATGGGCGGATCTGGCTCTTTATGAAGCAAAACACCAGGGGCGGAACCGAGTCGAAAAAGCAACACGCTGTCAAGCTAAAACAGGTTGGCTCGACGCCGAGGCTTGA
- the prsR gene encoding PEP-CTERM-box response regulator transcription factor, translating to MDKLLIVDDSSEICKQLKWGLNKDYDVLLAEDVGGALKLFNKHRPKVVTLDLGLPPDVDGATEGLRCLEEILHQQPDTKVVVLSGNEDRNNALKAVKLGAYDFYRKPIDLAELKIILQRAFQLAALETENHRLQTASSSELSNLHGILGQCPQMEEVFTTIRKIASADIPVLILGENGTGKELVAKAIHAQSLRNKGELIPINCGAIPENLLEAELFGHEKGAFTGAVGQVKGKVEYAHEGTLFLDEIGELPLPLQVKLLRFLQEKTIQRVGGRDEIVVDSRIVAATNVDIEQAIERGDFREDLYYRIGVITIDLPPLRDRSDDICLLANFFLNRYVTEFSKKIKGYSSAAEHALKEYSWPGNVRELENKVKRAILLADGPVLEPCDLGFEDKAAPEHEFSTHGLTLKEARDRLERDMLVACLKNHDGNVAKASEELGVSRPTFYDLMKKHHLHNG from the coding sequence GTGGACAAATTACTCATCGTTGATGATAGCTCAGAAATTTGTAAGCAGTTGAAATGGGGGCTGAATAAAGATTATGACGTTCTGCTGGCAGAAGATGTTGGTGGCGCCCTGAAACTGTTCAACAAACATAGGCCCAAGGTGGTGACTCTGGATCTCGGTTTGCCACCTGATGTCGATGGTGCCACAGAGGGGCTGCGTTGTTTGGAGGAGATTCTCCATCAGCAGCCGGACACCAAAGTGGTCGTTCTCTCCGGAAATGAAGATCGCAACAACGCCTTGAAGGCCGTGAAGTTGGGTGCGTATGATTTTTATCGCAAACCCATTGATCTCGCTGAGTTGAAAATTATCTTGCAGCGCGCCTTTCAACTGGCGGCACTGGAGACGGAAAACCACCGTCTGCAGACAGCTTCGTCGTCCGAACTCAGCAACCTGCATGGGATTCTTGGCCAATGTCCGCAGATGGAAGAGGTGTTTACCACCATTCGCAAGATCGCATCAGCAGATATTCCGGTTTTGATTCTTGGCGAAAACGGTACTGGCAAAGAGCTGGTTGCCAAAGCGATTCATGCCCAGAGTTTGCGCAACAAGGGCGAGCTGATTCCGATCAACTGTGGCGCGATTCCGGAAAATTTGCTTGAGGCCGAGTTGTTCGGCCATGAGAAGGGCGCATTTACCGGCGCTGTCGGCCAGGTAAAAGGCAAAGTCGAATATGCCCATGAAGGCACACTTTTTCTTGATGAAATTGGCGAACTGCCCTTGCCGTTGCAGGTGAAACTGTTGCGTTTTCTTCAGGAAAAGACCATCCAACGCGTTGGTGGCCGGGATGAAATTGTCGTTGACTCCCGTATTGTGGCGGCAACCAATGTTGATATTGAGCAAGCGATTGAGCGGGGCGATTTTCGTGAAGATCTGTATTACCGGATTGGCGTCATTACCATCGATCTGCCGCCATTACGTGATCGCAGTGATGATATTTGTTTGTTGGCCAACTTTTTTCTTAACCGCTATGTCACGGAATTTTCTAAAAAAATCAAGGGATACAGCTCTGCGGCTGAGCATGCGTTAAAGGAATATTCCTGGCCGGGAAATGTTCGGGAGCTGGAGAACAAGGTGAAACGGGCCATTCTGTTGGCGGATGGTCCGGTACTGGAACCTTGCGATCTTGGGTTTGAAGATAAAGCAGCCCCGGAACACGAATTTTCGACACACGGCTTAACCTTGAAGGAGGCACGTGACCGGCTGGAACGGGATATGCTGGTTGCCTGTCTGAAAAATCATGATGGAAATGTTGCCAAGGCGTCAGAAGAGCTGGGTGTCAGCCGACCGACTTTTTATGATCTGATGAAAAAACACCATCTCCACAACGGTTAG
- the prsK gene encoding XrtA/PEP-CTERM system histidine kinase PrsK, whose amino-acid sequence MLQPILSTTVISLAVIYVLVVLLRGRWQTATIALFMGLLACVVLEISDLLVFLEPADLMRWKKMGLVAEASLPFTWLFFSLTYAHQWQQGHVSSRSKLLLAAMLFFPAIALFLSPLELFYSPDFVDERILFLRSQGHLFYVLLMCALVVGLFHLERTYVSLSRPDRWRAKFEIVGAGLILAVLVIHYSQALLYRSLDMNLIPVRTASVILALGFMTYSRLYRGEVMRIEVSRHVAYRSVVFLVVGIYLIGLGLFGTGVRYLDVTQNRTIIVALAVFSGVLLVVLFLSERVRRRIQVVLHKNFYQKKYDYRNEWLHFTTRLAEAKNREELEAGILAFFAETFSLRGAALFLRDQQSGRFLCSAQHEMDMSHLSPGEGLPEESRMRQDNWVVDLGENRTTLTEDWASLHQKGCKFLVPLCFQQRIEGVIALGERVYDGDPLTYEDFDLMKTLSHQAIGVLLSRKLYADLVAANEMAAIGRVSTFVIHDLKNLVSSLALVVDNARDYIDDAEFRADMFETLDNTVNNMNRLIVRLQNVKRQPTLEFTDTDLLTLSQRAVEQSGHSAVQIRGSAVIVRADSAEVDKVLLNLLHNAREASTDQAPIEVEVGRDEQAFIRVTDHGAGMSEVFIRQRLFKPFETTKKKGMGIGLYQCRQVIEGHGGRIEVQSEPGVGSTFTLWLPVEM is encoded by the coding sequence ATGCTGCAACCGATTCTATCAACTACAGTCATCAGTCTTGCCGTGATCTACGTGCTGGTTGTCTTGCTGCGTGGGCGTTGGCAGACCGCGACCATTGCCTTATTTATGGGGCTTTTGGCTTGTGTTGTTCTGGAGATCAGTGACCTGCTCGTCTTCCTTGAACCCGCTGATTTGATGCGCTGGAAGAAGATGGGGCTTGTTGCCGAAGCCAGCCTGCCTTTCACGTGGTTGTTTTTCAGCCTTACCTATGCACACCAGTGGCAGCAGGGGCACGTTTCCTCCCGGTCGAAGTTGCTGCTTGCTGCGATGCTGTTTTTTCCCGCAATTGCTCTTTTTCTATCGCCCTTGGAGTTGTTTTACTCTCCGGATTTTGTCGACGAGAGAATCCTCTTCCTGCGTTCCCAAGGTCATCTGTTTTATGTCTTGCTGATGTGTGCACTGGTTGTCGGCCTGTTCCATCTCGAACGCACCTATGTCTCCTTGTCGCGACCGGATCGCTGGCGGGCCAAGTTTGAAATTGTCGGTGCGGGGTTGATCCTGGCCGTTTTGGTGATTCACTACAGTCAGGCGCTTTTGTATCGATCGCTGGATATGAACCTGATTCCGGTCCGCACGGCCAGTGTGATCCTGGCCCTTGGCTTTATGACCTACAGTCGCTTGTATCGCGGCGAAGTGATGCGCATTGAGGTGTCACGCCATGTGGCCTATCGCTCCGTGGTGTTTCTGGTTGTAGGGATCTATCTGATCGGCCTGGGGTTGTTTGGCACCGGTGTTCGTTATCTTGATGTGACACAAAATCGGACGATTATTGTCGCTCTGGCTGTCTTTTCCGGTGTGTTGCTGGTGGTGCTGTTTCTTTCCGAACGGGTTCGGCGGCGGATTCAGGTCGTGCTGCACAAGAATTTTTATCAGAAAAAATACGATTATCGCAATGAATGGCTTCATTTCACCACCCGACTCGCTGAAGCGAAAAATCGTGAAGAACTTGAGGCGGGAATTCTGGCCTTTTTTGCCGAAACATTTTCGTTACGTGGTGCTGCCTTGTTTCTCCGTGATCAGCAGAGTGGTCGATTCTTATGCAGTGCTCAGCACGAGATGGATATGAGTCACTTGTCACCAGGAGAGGGGCTTCCAGAAGAATCACGTATGCGACAAGACAATTGGGTGGTTGATCTGGGCGAAAACCGCACGACCTTGACCGAAGATTGGGCCAGCCTCCATCAAAAGGGGTGTAAGTTTTTAGTTCCATTGTGTTTTCAGCAACGGATCGAAGGGGTTATTGCGCTGGGTGAACGGGTTTACGACGGTGACCCGCTGACCTACGAAGATTTCGACCTGATGAAAACGCTGTCACACCAAGCGATTGGCGTGCTGCTGAGTCGGAAGCTGTACGCGGACTTGGTCGCCGCCAATGAGATGGCGGCCATCGGTCGTGTTTCGACCTTTGTTATTCATGATCTTAAAAATCTTGTGTCCAGCCTGGCTCTGGTTGTTGATAATGCCCGCGATTATATTGATGATGCCGAGTTTCGGGCGGATATGTTTGAAACACTGGACAACACTGTGAACAATATGAACAGGCTCATTGTCCGGTTGCAGAATGTCAAACGCCAGCCCACCCTGGAATTCACGGACACGGACCTTCTGACGTTGTCGCAACGGGCCGTTGAGCAGTCCGGTCACTCTGCGGTGCAGATTCGTGGATCTGCCGTCATCGTCAGGGCCGATAGCGCTGAGGTGGACAAGGTGTTGCTTAACCTGCTTCATAATGCCCGCGAAGCTTCGACAGACCAGGCGCCGATCGAGGTTGAGGTAGGCCGGGACGAGCAGGCGTTTATCCGTGTTACGGACCATGGAGCAGGCATGAGTGAGGTATTTATTCGCCAGCGACTGTTCAAACCGTTTGAAACGACGAAAAAAAAGGGGATGGGGATTGGCTTGTATCAATGCCGTCAGGTTATTGAAGGACATGGCGGTCGCATTGAGGTGCAAAGCGAGCCCGGGGTTGGCTCAACATTCACCCTGTGGTTGCCTGTTGAGATGTAA
- a CDS encoding exosortase C-terminal domain/associated protein EpsI, with translation MSKARFYLIYLVLIMTAVFVSVHRDVHVPVAKPLDEIPLRVASWAQVDDVYFSEAVLDQLRPTDYLYRVYVNEEKQPVTLYVGYHGGGPDSGPIHSPKHCLPGSGWQAVSEKSRALNIDGDDVQLVEAVYQHGDRREIFWYWYQVRGESLTNEYALKFAEILNSIRYQRRDSAFIRISTIFQEADSVSSSAVEQFVRDFYPKIKAVLPQ, from the coding sequence ATGAGCAAAGCGCGTTTTTATCTGATTTATCTTGTTTTGATCATGACGGCGGTTTTTGTCAGTGTTCATCGCGACGTTCATGTGCCGGTAGCCAAACCCCTGGATGAAATTCCGCTGCGCGTCGCCAGTTGGGCTCAGGTGGATGATGTCTATTTCAGTGAAGCCGTGCTTGACCAACTGCGACCAACGGATTATCTGTACCGCGTTTATGTCAACGAGGAGAAGCAACCGGTAACTTTGTATGTCGGCTACCATGGAGGTGGTCCGGACAGTGGGCCTATCCATTCGCCAAAGCATTGTCTGCCGGGTAGTGGCTGGCAGGCCGTGTCGGAGAAGAGCAGAGCGTTAAATATTGACGGCGATGATGTTCAACTGGTCGAAGCAGTTTATCAGCACGGCGACCGCCGCGAAATTTTCTGGTATTGGTATCAGGTCAGGGGGGAATCGCTGACCAATGAATACGCCTTGAAGTTTGCCGAAATTCTTAATTCGATCCGTTACCAGAGGCGTGATTCGGCATTTATTCGCATTTCTACGATTTTTCAAGAGGCTGACAGTGTCTCTTCATCTGCTGTCGAACAATTTGTGCGTGATTTCTATCCGAAGATCAAAGCCGTTTTGCCGCAATAG
- the xrtA gene encoding exosortase A has protein sequence MTMPSAGETFQQDLSRYRWHWLVLVALIALTYRNVIPEMVADWSHDPNYSHGFLVPFISGYFVWQSWPELKSLPVRPAMTGLFVSIAGVALLVLGFAGTEYYSMRVSLVVVLAGTILFWYGWQVFRLLALPLAFLLFMVPLPYIVYDAMAFPLKLLVAKFSVISLKAMGIVVLREGNIIRFPQTVLEVADACSGLRSLMSLLALSVAYAFMTQKAVIKRTIIILAAVPIAIATNMFRVIVTGVLAQHYGAAAAQGFFHEFAGMAVFALAMLLLFMLGMLLRRWGRS, from the coding sequence ATGACGATGCCGAGTGCAGGGGAGACTTTCCAGCAGGATCTTTCCCGCTACCGTTGGCACTGGCTGGTTCTGGTCGCGTTAATCGCTCTGACCTACCGCAATGTCATTCCGGAAATGGTGGCGGACTGGAGCCATGACCCCAATTATTCTCATGGATTTTTGGTGCCTTTTATCTCCGGTTATTTTGTCTGGCAAAGTTGGCCTGAATTGAAATCCCTGCCGGTACGTCCGGCCATGACCGGGTTGTTTGTCAGTATTGCCGGTGTGGCATTGCTGGTTCTCGGTTTTGCCGGCACCGAATATTACTCTATGCGTGTATCCCTGGTGGTGGTATTGGCGGGAACCATTCTGTTCTGGTATGGCTGGCAGGTTTTCAGACTGCTGGCACTGCCGCTTGCTTTTCTGCTGTTTATGGTGCCGTTGCCGTACATTGTTTATGACGCCATGGCATTTCCATTAAAACTGCTGGTGGCTAAATTCTCTGTAATCAGTCTCAAGGCGATGGGCATAGTCGTGCTGCGTGAAGGTAATATCATCCGTTTTCCGCAGACGGTCCTTGAAGTGGCCGATGCCTGCAGTGGCTTACGTTCGCTGATGTCTCTGCTGGCACTTTCCGTGGCCTATGCCTTTATGACCCAAAAAGCTGTCATCAAGCGGACCATCATTATCCTTGCTGCGGTCCCCATTGCCATCGCCACCAATATGTTTCGCGTGATTGTTACCGGCGTTCTTGCCCAGCATTATGGTGCTGCTGCGGCGCAAGGATTTTTTCATGAATTTGCCGGGATGGCTGTTTTCGCTTTGGCCATGCTGCTGTTGTTCATGCTTGGTATGCTTTTACGACGTTGGGGGCGGTCATGA
- the wecB gene encoding non-hydrolyzing UDP-N-acetylglucosamine 2-epimerase: MKMAPLIEAMNHYPDAIHPILVHTGQHYDEKMSQSFFVDLGMPRPDIDLGVGSGSHAEQTARIMVAFEKVCLDHQPDLVIVVGDVNSTMACTITAKKLGIRVAHVEAGLRSRDMLMPEEINRLCTDVLCDYLFTTDYIADRNLLAEGVDAQKIFFVGNVMIDTLMKHRQMASQLDLREKLGLTPQGYATLTLHRPANVDDRDALKGILEAVHEISQTMPVIFPIHPRTKKMVESFGLEGFFNTSDTVAGVWITEPLGYLEFLHLNMGARLVLTDSGGLQEETTVLGVPCITMRPNTERPITCEEGTNTLVGHHKEAILAAAQRILHGDTATGQIPEKWDGRAAERIVDVLLRVESGAN, translated from the coding sequence ATGAAGATGGCCCCGTTGATTGAGGCCATGAATCACTACCCTGATGCCATTCATCCCATTCTGGTCCATACCGGACAACATTATGATGAAAAAATGAGTCAGTCGTTTTTCGTCGATCTCGGCATGCCGCGACCGGATATTGATCTCGGTGTTGGCAGCGGCTCCCACGCCGAGCAGACCGCACGGATTATGGTGGCATTTGAAAAAGTCTGCCTGGATCATCAGCCGGATCTGGTGATTGTGGTTGGCGATGTCAATTCGACCATGGCCTGCACTATTACCGCCAAGAAACTCGGTATTCGCGTGGCGCATGTCGAAGCCGGTCTGCGGTCACGCGATATGTTGATGCCTGAAGAGATCAACCGGTTGTGCACCGATGTGTTGTGCGATTATCTTTTTACCACCGACTATATTGCCGACCGCAACCTGTTGGCTGAAGGGGTTGATGCCCAGAAGATCTTTTTTGTCGGCAATGTGATGATCGATACGCTGATGAAACATCGGCAGATGGCTTCACAGCTCGACCTGCGTGAGAAATTAGGTCTGACCCCGCAAGGCTATGCTACCTTGACACTACATCGTCCGGCTAATGTCGATGACCGCGATGCCCTCAAAGGCATTCTTGAAGCGGTCCACGAGATCTCGCAGACAATGCCGGTGATTTTCCCGATTCATCCGCGCACGAAAAAAATGGTCGAATCGTTTGGCCTCGAAGGGTTCTTCAATACGTCGGATACGGTGGCGGGGGTCTGGATCACCGAACCGCTTGGGTATCTGGAATTTCTTCATCTCAATATGGGCGCGCGTCTGGTTCTGACGGACAGCGGTGGCTTGCAGGAGGAAACCACGGTTCTCGGCGTGCCCTGCATTACCATGCGCCCCAATACCGAGCGGCCAATCACGTGTGAAGAGGGTACCAATACGCTGGTTGGTCATCACAAGGAGGCGATTCTCGCAGCAGCGCAGCGGATTCTTCATGGAGATACCGCCACCGGCCAGATACCGGAAAAATGGGACGGCCGAGCTGCTGAGCGGATTGTTGACGTTCTGTTGCGAGTTGAGAGTGGAGCGAACTGA
- a CDS encoding PEP-CTERM/exosortase system-associated acyltransferase, protein MATSLSLKMARLREMLQLHKHFHTYFKVIPAVTPDLVREAQRIRHSVYCEELGWEPVNEEGLEQDSYDENALHCLLMAVRSQRYIGCVRLVLPQVGHPDHIFPIQESCRDTLYAGYPDLEASERGETAEVSRLAIVADYRRRKNELSKPISIDLQEDATIQGRRRFPYIPVGLYIGMLEMASFYGIKTMYMLTEPLLATHFSRLGGNLKPIGDAIEHRGRRRPYVMEVEEVLKSANLLLRPLIWTIRRDVNSVLSDSLCPWEIEEQFKKKWRHREAT, encoded by the coding sequence ATGGCCACATCATTGAGTTTGAAAATGGCTCGTTTACGGGAAATGCTGCAATTACATAAACATTTTCATACCTATTTCAAGGTTATTCCCGCAGTGACCCCCGATCTTGTCCGGGAGGCGCAGCGGATTCGCCACTCCGTGTATTGTGAGGAGCTGGGCTGGGAACCCGTGAATGAAGAGGGCCTGGAGCAGGACAGCTATGATGAAAATGCTCTGCACTGTCTGTTGATGGCGGTGCGTTCACAGCGTTACATCGGCTGTGTTCGTCTTGTTTTACCGCAGGTCGGCCATCCGGATCATATCTTTCCGATTCAGGAATCCTGTCGTGACACCCTTTATGCCGGGTATCCGGATCTCGAAGCCTCGGAACGGGGCGAAACCGCAGAGGTCTCGCGACTGGCGATTGTTGCGGATTATCGGCGACGGAAAAATGAGCTCAGTAAGCCGATCTCCATTGATCTGCAGGAAGACGCTACGATTCAGGGACGTCGTCGTTTTCCGTATATCCCGGTGGGACTGTATATCGGCATGTTGGAGATGGCCTCATTTTACGGTATCAAGACCATGTATATGCTCACTGAGCCGCTATTGGCCACCCATTTCAGTCGTCTCGGCGGAAACCTGAAGCCCATTGGCGATGCCATCGAGCACCGTGGGCGCCGTCGGCCTTATGTCATGGAGGTTGAAGAGGTCCTTAAAAGCGCCAATCTGTTATTGCGTCCGCTGATCTGGACGATTCGTCGAGATGTAAACTCTGTGTTATCTGATAGTCTTTGTCCTTGGGAGATTGAGGAGCAGTTTAAGAAGAAATGGAGACATCGTGAAGCCACTTAA
- a CDS encoding VanZ family protein: MNKSSLPRTTNSCCSSRLLIILACVYFFLLVYASLMPYDFRASIDIRWVINKALHAWPVNPYAQVSGSDVLSNLILYIPLGALLATHWATKHHHRMRAALAALMLCSLTSLLIETGQIFLLSRTASITDFIMNTISGAVGAVVGARWGPMLWQQILSTLHQRQKHSPLDLLTLVFAALIAADALAPFLPTLLIRQVWRSIKASQFNPIAGFSQHPWHWWLVTHILLYLVFTLLVAQWSKPNHSKPGRVNAALFCGLFATMLEVAKLFITSRVMNMSNLMANYTGIFVAVILLTVWRRPLSRELRLTLGLIGVTGYILYLGWLPFDFQFDAQLFTNKLPRGVEFLPFYHYAMGASLNHIRLFLQTILLSATLVYFYRLRFATLDQRWFRLPVIVLLTGTIGLLQEGGQLFLTSRTPSMTDIYCYIIGGILATRIPLLPLDAPPAEKETHGV, encoded by the coding sequence ATGAACAAGTCAAGCCTGCCCAGAACCACGAATAGCTGTTGCAGCTCCCGCCTGTTGATCATTCTGGCTTGCGTCTATTTTTTTCTGCTGGTCTACGCCAGCCTGATGCCCTATGACTTTCGTGCCTCAATCGACATTCGCTGGGTGATCAACAAAGCGCTCCATGCTTGGCCGGTAAATCCGTATGCCCAGGTCAGCGGCTCTGACGTTTTAAGCAACCTGATTCTCTACATTCCCCTAGGGGCCCTTTTGGCCACCCACTGGGCAACGAAGCATCACCACAGGATGCGTGCCGCCTTGGCCGCCCTGATGCTCTGCAGTCTCACCAGTCTTCTGATCGAAACGGGTCAGATTTTCTTATTGTCGCGCACGGCGAGCATCACCGACTTCATCATGAACACCATCAGTGGCGCTGTTGGTGCCGTAGTCGGTGCCCGCTGGGGACCGATGTTGTGGCAGCAGATTCTGTCAACATTGCATCAACGGCAAAAACACAGCCCGCTGGATCTTCTCACACTGGTTTTCGCTGCGTTGATCGCCGCCGATGCTCTGGCTCCGTTTCTGCCAACGCTGTTAATACGCCAGGTCTGGCGCAGTATCAAAGCCTCACAGTTCAACCCGATTGCAGGGTTTTCCCAGCATCCGTGGCACTGGTGGCTGGTCACACACATCCTGCTGTATCTGGTGTTCACTCTATTGGTCGCCCAGTGGTCCAAGCCTAACCATTCAAAACCGGGAAGGGTGAATGCAGCCCTGTTCTGCGGCCTGTTTGCCACAATGCTCGAAGTGGCAAAACTGTTCATCACCTCACGGGTGATGAACATGAGTAACCTGATGGCCAACTACACCGGCATCTTTGTGGCAGTCATTCTACTGACCGTGTGGCGACGACCTTTATCCCGTGAACTTCGCCTGACGCTGGGTCTTATCGGAGTCACAGGCTACATCCTGTATTTGGGCTGGCTGCCGTTTGATTTTCAATTCGATGCTCAACTGTTCACCAATAAATTGCCTCGCGGTGTTGAGTTCCTCCCTTTTTACCACTATGCAATGGGAGCCTCTCTGAATCATATTCGGCTGTTTTTGCAGACGATCCTCCTCTCAGCCACCCTGGTGTACTTCTACCGGCTCCGCTTCGCCACGCTTGATCAACGCTGGTTTCGCTTGCCGGTCATTGTGCTGCTGACAGGCACCATTGGCCTTCTTCAGGAAGGCGGACAACTCTTTCTGACTTCGCGCACACCGTCCATGACCGACATCTACTGCTATATCATCGGCGGCATACTGGCAACGCGTATCCCACTGCTGCCTCTTGATGCTCCCCCTGCCGAAAAGGAGACCCATGGCGTCTAA
- a CDS encoding CapA family protein, with product MASNPSIRLAIIGDLLFTTPYASQNGSRGLESVSAQITTLFANCDLVVANLESTLAADQQVATEPRVLGTAQQFDSLIQAHINVVTLANNHAFDALDEGFRKTSDKLNELGIHAFGAGNNLTAAQAPVSLTMNGVRIAFIGAVATSTGMGTFAGNDSAGVAPLETRAICDQIQQLKTSHDHVVFIPHWGEERFRFPAPDQVAQGRAFIDAGASVVAGHHPHVLQGTETYHHGVITYSLGNFLSNPVYWQDGDSLTWDKFERTSQIIVFELDQEKITRIEQVPVFDDGTQIRIEESGWGEKCLHHADNYLRQGITPARYAKEVFRVHKLLPFKSRLRWDTIRRLRPKHFKKAVKLFLNN from the coding sequence ATGGCGTCTAACCCCTCAATTCGTCTGGCAATCATCGGCGATCTGCTGTTTACCACCCCTTACGCCTCCCAGAACGGCAGTCGCGGCCTGGAATCAGTGTCTGCGCAAATCACTACCCTGTTCGCCAACTGTGACCTCGTTGTCGCCAACCTGGAGAGCACACTGGCGGCCGACCAACAGGTTGCCACCGAACCACGGGTGCTCGGAACCGCCCAACAATTCGACTCACTCATTCAGGCGCATATCAACGTGGTCACGTTGGCCAACAACCATGCCTTTGATGCCCTTGATGAAGGTTTTCGTAAAACATCTGACAAACTCAACGAGCTGGGGATTCATGCCTTTGGTGCCGGAAATAACCTCACCGCAGCACAAGCTCCCGTCAGTCTCACCATGAACGGCGTTCGCATTGCATTCATCGGTGCTGTGGCCACTTCCACCGGCATGGGAACCTTTGCCGGCAACGACAGTGCCGGTGTCGCCCCGCTGGAAACCAGAGCCATCTGCGACCAGATTCAGCAACTCAAAACCAGCCACGACCATGTTGTCTTCATCCCGCACTGGGGCGAAGAGCGCTTCCGTTTTCCGGCACCGGATCAGGTGGCGCAGGGCCGAGCATTTATCGATGCCGGAGCCTCCGTAGTGGCAGGTCATCATCCCCACGTTCTCCAAGGCACGGAAACCTATCACCACGGCGTCATTACCTACTCATTGGGGAACTTCCTTTCAAATCCGGTCTATTGGCAGGATGGTGATTCCTTAACCTGGGACAAATTTGAGCGTACCAGTCAAATCATTGTGTTTGAATTAGATCAGGAAAAAATTACCCGAATTGAACAGGTTCCAGTGTTTGATGATGGGACACAGATTCGTATAGAAGAAAGTGGCTGGGGGGAAAAATGCCTGCACCATGCTGATAATTATCTGCGTCAGGGGATCACTCCGGCACGGTATGCGAAAGAAGTGTTTCGTGTTCACAAACTTCTGCCGTTCAAATCCCGGTTGCGTTGGGACACCATCCGCCGCCTTCGACCAAAGCATTTTAAAAAGGCCGTAAAGCTCTTTTTAAATAACTAA